In Vibrio atlanticus, the following proteins share a genomic window:
- a CDS encoding MazG-related protein: MSEKVKVALKWLKELLDAEGVEYQIVGGLAATIHGGSREIADIDLYIHNFDANKVLARVSQFISKPLIHYAEYGWDLEYFQLVYQDQKIEIGLSHNTKIQSALDGAWHQLEIDFSESVIKSYLGIELPVIPVHHLVEYKRILGREVDLIDIQELTLAI, from the coding sequence ATGAGTGAAAAAGTGAAAGTAGCTCTGAAGTGGCTCAAAGAGCTCTTGGATGCCGAGGGTGTTGAGTACCAAATTGTCGGAGGGCTAGCTGCAACGATACATGGTGGTAGTCGTGAAATCGCAGACATAGACCTTTATATCCACAACTTTGACGCAAACAAGGTTTTGGCTCGCGTATCGCAATTCATATCTAAGCCGTTAATTCACTATGCAGAATACGGTTGGGATCTCGAGTATTTCCAGTTAGTTTACCAAGACCAAAAAATTGAAATTGGTTTATCTCATAATACGAAGATACAGTCGGCTCTAGATGGGGCTTGGCATCAACTCGAAATCGATTTTTCAGAGTCAGTCATTAAAAGCTATCTCGGTATCGAATTGCCAGTAATCCCAGTTCATCATTTAGTAGAGTACAAGCGAATATTAGGTAGGGAAGTCGATCTAATTGACATACAAGAACTGACGTTAGCCATTTAA
- a CDS encoding MmcQ/YjbR family DNA-binding protein, with product MNYDEFNHFCGTFTGTSHVVQWGNSDVWKVGGKVFAIGGWSDGKKAAFTFKTSNLNYDFLSECEGYKPAPYFANRGMKWIQQVETSGQLDDDLKYYLSESYRIVASGLSKRKQRELGIEHLSEPRT from the coding sequence ATGAATTACGATGAGTTTAACCATTTTTGCGGGACATTTACTGGGACGAGTCATGTCGTTCAATGGGGCAATTCAGATGTCTGGAAGGTGGGTGGTAAAGTCTTTGCCATTGGCGGTTGGAGTGATGGCAAAAAAGCGGCATTCACTTTTAAGACATCCAACTTAAATTATGATTTTCTCAGTGAATGTGAGGGTTATAAACCGGCTCCGTACTTTGCTAACCGTGGGATGAAATGGATACAGCAAGTTGAAACTTCCGGTCAATTAGACGATGACCTAAAGTATTACTTGTCTGAGTCTTATCGTATTGTTGCTAGTGGTTTAAGTAAACGTAAACAACGAGAGTTGGGCATAGAACACCTATCTGAACCACGCACGTAA
- a CDS encoding SLC13 family permease, translating to MRPYIKYIIPILIPFIILVMPLSAFPFEGLTIIQQRVIAIFLLAALCWVFEPIPIYATSVVIIVLQLLMLSDKGLIFLRFEHGQEHFGELLKYSDIMATFASPIIMLFLGGFFLAMAATKYRLDVNLARVLLKPFGQDPKFVMLGLMLITGIFSMFMSNTATTAMMLSILTPVLAVFGPKDPGRIAFALCIPVAANIGGIGTPIGTPPNAIALKYLVGDNLITFGEWMAFGVPFVVIMMALAWFLIGFMYKADQKKIELSIKGKFLKTPKAIAVYVTFALTIILWLMGSSHGMNSYTVALIPVAVFSLTGIINKEDLKKISWDVLWLVSGGIALGLALDKTGLARLVVHSIPFDAYSPYVVLFGAAFLCLVMANFMSHTATANLLMPIMAALGSSMASLTPLGGELTLILVVTFAASLGMSLPISTPPNALAHATGHVQSNQMARIGIILGVVGVLLSFVMVWLLHSIGHIG from the coding sequence ATGCGCCCCTATATTAAATACATCATCCCTATTTTAATTCCTTTCATTATCCTCGTCATGCCGCTATCAGCGTTTCCATTTGAAGGCCTTACGATTATTCAACAACGCGTTATTGCGATCTTTTTATTAGCGGCATTGTGCTGGGTGTTCGAGCCCATCCCGATCTACGCGACGTCTGTTGTTATTATCGTTCTGCAATTATTGATGTTGTCGGATAAAGGGCTGATCTTTTTAAGGTTTGAGCATGGGCAGGAACATTTTGGTGAGTTGTTAAAATACAGCGACATCATGGCGACATTCGCCAGCCCAATCATCATGCTGTTTTTAGGTGGTTTTTTCTTAGCGATGGCCGCCACTAAGTATCGATTAGACGTAAACTTAGCCCGTGTATTATTGAAGCCATTTGGACAAGATCCAAAGTTTGTGATGCTCGGCTTAATGTTGATCACTGGTATCTTTTCGATGTTTATGTCTAACACAGCAACAACGGCAATGATGCTCTCTATTTTAACGCCGGTACTGGCTGTGTTTGGACCGAAAGACCCCGGTCGGATAGCGTTTGCGCTTTGTATCCCTGTTGCCGCTAACATCGGTGGCATTGGTACCCCGATCGGTACCCCGCCGAACGCTATCGCCCTTAAATATTTAGTTGGCGATAACCTCATTACGTTCGGTGAATGGATGGCGTTTGGTGTGCCGTTTGTCGTGATTATGATGGCGTTAGCGTGGTTTTTAATAGGCTTTATGTACAAAGCTGACCAAAAGAAAATCGAGCTAAGCATCAAAGGTAAATTCCTTAAAACGCCCAAAGCCATTGCGGTATACGTCACTTTTGCGCTGACCATCATTCTTTGGTTAATGGGCTCAAGCCATGGCATGAACTCTTATACCGTCGCTCTGATTCCTGTCGCTGTGTTCTCACTCACAGGGATCATCAATAAAGAAGATCTGAAAAAGATTTCTTGGGACGTACTGTGGCTTGTATCAGGTGGTATTGCGCTTGGTTTAGCTCTCGATAAAACTGGCTTAGCAAGGCTCGTGGTACACAGCATTCCGTTTGATGCTTACTCACCCTATGTGGTGTTGTTCGGAGCGGCGTTCTTGTGTTTGGTAATGGCAAACTTTATGTCTCATACCGCAACGGCTAACTTGTTAATGCCAATTATGGCTGCATTGGGTTCGTCTATGGCTTCACTCACGCCACTAGGCGGTGAGTTAACGTTAATTCTGGTTGTGACTTTTGCCGCTTCATTAGGTATGTCGCTGCCAATCAGTACGCCACCGAATGCGTTGGCTCATGCCACGGGTCATGTGCAAAGTAATCAAATGGCCAGAATCGGTATTATTTTGGGTGTGGTTGGTGTGCTACTGAGTTTTGTTATGGTGTGGCTGCTACATTCAATTGGTCACATAGGATAA
- a CDS encoding ATP-binding protein, with protein sequence MYQQKLEALIERYFNQTERRVTCRAGNTIIEQSALNTRLYYVFSGELEGFYTEANTPQVRVFSAGSGAFIGVHSFFSGNWTASSTVVAKTDVELAWIDKDTPAEDERKFGPLTAQFTPVIVNELSRRQRRATQEAIAKQKALEKLHTAEQMTTLGQLAAGIAHELNNAIGVVNSKSGRLETVIMDLLEEVHPEASQFFDFGLMHGQKTSSSEARTRGRQFERKYGLDKNIARSLAKAIPIDALSTTEALSATDVISKHWLKNPEEAIRFWQMGCDLHDLRLASRHTVGIVKSVKQLGRIDIDTEEAVDINDSINHALSLLQSELRRVSVRLSPADLPTFKGSKTELVQIWVNIVKNACDAMSNSDDAAIEIQTRLSKKRILVTITNNGPEIDEATRRKVFQPNFTTKKGGLSFGLGLGLSIVKRIVAGYGGSIIVKSDASKTVFRIKLPVEGEHGEA encoded by the coding sequence GTGTATCAACAAAAGCTAGAAGCACTTATCGAGCGTTATTTTAATCAGACAGAACGTCGGGTGACGTGCCGTGCCGGTAACACCATTATTGAACAATCAGCGTTAAACACTCGTTTATATTATGTGTTTAGTGGAGAACTGGAAGGTTTTTATACCGAAGCGAATACACCGCAAGTGCGAGTGTTTAGCGCGGGTAGTGGGGCTTTTATAGGTGTTCATAGCTTCTTTTCAGGTAATTGGACAGCATCTTCAACGGTTGTTGCTAAAACCGATGTTGAGTTAGCGTGGATCGACAAAGACACGCCTGCAGAAGATGAACGGAAATTTGGCCCTCTTACCGCACAGTTCACACCTGTGATTGTCAATGAGTTGTCGCGTCGTCAACGCCGCGCAACACAAGAAGCGATAGCGAAACAAAAAGCGCTAGAGAAGTTACATACTGCAGAGCAAATGACGACCTTGGGTCAATTGGCTGCAGGGATTGCCCATGAGCTTAACAACGCTATTGGTGTAGTAAATAGTAAATCTGGTCGACTTGAAACGGTCATCATGGATCTACTTGAAGAAGTGCATCCAGAAGCCAGTCAATTTTTCGATTTTGGGTTAATGCATGGACAGAAAACGTCGTCGTCAGAAGCACGAACACGTGGGCGACAATTTGAAAGAAAATATGGTTTAGACAAAAACATTGCTCGCTCTCTTGCAAAGGCGATTCCAATTGACGCTTTATCTACAACAGAGGCTTTATCTGCAACAGACGTTATTTCAAAACATTGGCTGAAAAACCCAGAAGAAGCGATTCGCTTTTGGCAGATGGGCTGTGATTTACATGATTTACGCTTGGCATCTAGACACACCGTTGGCATCGTAAAATCGGTTAAACAACTTGGCAGAATTGATATCGACACCGAAGAAGCGGTTGATATTAACGACTCCATTAACCATGCCTTATCGTTGTTACAAAGTGAGTTACGTAGAGTTTCTGTGCGATTGAGCCCTGCGGATTTGCCGACTTTTAAAGGCTCGAAAACAGAGCTCGTTCAGATTTGGGTCAACATTGTAAAGAATGCTTGCGATGCAATGTCGAATTCAGACGATGCTGCAATAGAAATTCAAACCAGATTAAGTAAGAAAAGAATATTAGTTACGATCACGAATAACGGCCCTGAGATAGACGAGGCGACTCGTAGAAAGGTATTTCAGCCCAACTTCACCACTAAAAAGGGTGGTTTATCGTTTGGGTTGGGCTTGGGTTTATCAATCGTTAAGCGGATTGTGGCGGGTTATGGCGGAAGTATCATTGTGAAAAGTGATGCTTCTAAAACTGTATTTAGAATCAAGTTACCAGTAGAGGGTGAACATGGAGAAGCTTAA
- a CDS encoding response regulator, whose protein sequence is MEKLNLICVDDQREVLSAVVQDLEPLASWLNIEDCESAQEVLDLIDELDAEGEHITVIVSDHVMPGKTGVELLTEVFHDSRFPNTKKILLTGQATHTDTINAINAAGIDRYFEKPWQASTLVECIRTLVTEYIFDQGLDYTDYQNELDQQVVLRRLR, encoded by the coding sequence ATGGAGAAGCTTAATTTAATCTGTGTCGATGACCAGAGAGAAGTACTGAGCGCAGTGGTACAAGATTTAGAGCCGCTGGCGAGTTGGCTGAATATTGAAGATTGTGAATCAGCACAAGAAGTGCTTGATCTCATTGATGAACTTGACGCAGAAGGCGAACACATTACCGTCATCGTGTCTGATCATGTGATGCCAGGGAAAACGGGTGTGGAGTTACTCACTGAAGTGTTCCATGACAGCCGCTTTCCGAATACAAAGAAAATTCTTCTTACGGGGCAGGCCACTCACACCGATACCATCAATGCGATTAATGCAGCAGGCATCGACCGTTACTTTGAAAAGCCTTGGCAAGCAAGCACGTTAGTTGAATGTATTCGCACTCTTGTCACTGAGTACATATTTGATCAAGGGCTTGATTACACGGACTATCAGAATGAGCTTGACCAGCAGGTTGTATTGAGACGCTTACGTTAG
- a CDS encoding cold shock domain-containing protein — MNGKIVRWVDERGFGFINSDELKGDIFVHISKLRKGYRSPKVGDSVEFQLSHSSSKLSASSAQLVGIEPLKSNPLSLILSALIVGLIGAAFYLFLLEPKLNPAYESMGFSCQGKMYCSEMLSCDEAKFYLANCPNVKIDGDRDGIPCESQFCSHY, encoded by the coding sequence ATGAATGGAAAAATTGTTCGATGGGTTGATGAGAGGGGGTTTGGATTCATCAACTCAGATGAATTAAAGGGCGATATTTTTGTTCATATATCCAAACTTCGAAAGGGTTATCGTTCTCCAAAAGTGGGAGATAGCGTTGAATTTCAACTATCACATAGTTCTTCTAAACTCAGCGCTTCGAGTGCTCAGTTAGTTGGTATAGAACCACTCAAATCCAATCCTTTATCACTTATTTTGTCTGCACTTATCGTTGGTCTTATAGGGGCAGCTTTTTATCTTTTTTTGTTAGAGCCAAAGTTAAATCCGGCATATGAGAGTATGGGTTTTAGCTGCCAAGGAAAAATGTACTGCAGTGAGATGTTATCTTGTGATGAAGCAAAGTTTTATTTGGCAAACTGTCCCAATGTGAAAATAGATGGTGATCGTGATGGTATTCCTTGCGAGAGTCAGTTCTGCAGTCACTATTGA
- a CDS encoding GNAT family N-acetyltransferase: MEIRVGTLPDIAGITDIFNFYIEHTNARFEEEKLSLENRQQWFSQFSSQSKYQLYVATEGDALLGFACSQQYRVMSAFEDTAEVTIYLATEAQGKGLGSKLYSQLFASISDYGVHRVLSGVALPNEASIALHKRFGFREVGVFNEYAKKNGQYISSMWLEKALTKEPD, encoded by the coding sequence ATGGAAATCAGAGTAGGGACATTACCTGATATTGCAGGCATCACCGATATCTTCAACTTTTATATTGAACATACCAATGCGCGCTTTGAAGAAGAGAAGTTGTCGTTGGAAAATCGCCAGCAGTGGTTTTCTCAATTTTCTAGTCAAAGTAAATATCAACTTTATGTCGCGACAGAAGGTGATGCGTTATTAGGCTTCGCGTGTTCTCAGCAATACCGGGTTATGTCGGCATTTGAAGATACCGCAGAGGTCACTATTTATCTTGCGACAGAAGCTCAAGGTAAAGGCTTAGGCTCTAAGCTTTATTCTCAGCTATTTGCATCGATTAGTGATTATGGTGTTCACCGCGTACTCTCAGGTGTTGCTTTACCTAATGAGGCTTCAATAGCACTTCATAAACGTTTTGGATTTCGAGAAGTCGGAGTGTTCAATGAATATGCGAAGAAAAACGGTCAATACATCAGTTCAATGTGGTTAGAGAAGGCGTTAACCAAGGAACCAGATTGA
- a CDS encoding GNAT family N-acetyltransferase has protein sequence MEVRLVKGSDPKFAESITKTNMASYYQARGIAWGHSQFLRSWDELDNYEVYVGDSRIGVIRFSYNCDTTFLRDLQILAEYQDRGFGSKCLDLAIEHANNQSSAQLVLRVFSENPAIKLYQSKGFTQLSEVKGLLKWN, from the coding sequence ATGGAAGTAAGGTTAGTCAAAGGTTCCGATCCTAAGTTCGCTGAATCGATCACTAAAACGAATATGGCGAGTTACTACCAAGCTCGTGGCATCGCTTGGGGTCATAGTCAGTTTTTACGCAGCTGGGATGAACTGGATAACTATGAAGTTTATGTAGGGGATAGCCGTATTGGTGTTATCCGCTTCAGTTACAACTGTGATACAACGTTTCTTAGGGACTTGCAGATATTAGCTGAATATCAAGATAGAGGCTTTGGTTCTAAGTGTCTCGATTTAGCTATTGAACATGCGAACAATCAATCATCGGCTCAGTTAGTGTTGCGAGTGTTCAGTGAGAACCCCGCTATTAAGCTTTATCAATCAAAAGGTTTTACTCAGTTGTCTGAAGTGAAAGGACTGTTGAAATGGAACTGA
- a CDS encoding tetratricopeptide repeat protein, translating into MDTIIKQAIELRKEEKYQESRDLLATLLTDENYAAKAHLQIAWSYDNQGKERQAIEHYVLSLSGVLSSVERFDALFGLASTYRSLGLYAEALGYFEQTMAEYPDSIEVKPFYAMCLYNLGRHKEATSLLLELLVSTTNSDAIKEYQRAISLYAQDLDKTW; encoded by the coding sequence ATGGACACCATTATCAAACAAGCAATCGAATTGCGAAAAGAAGAGAAGTACCAAGAGTCACGTGATTTGTTGGCAACGCTACTCACTGATGAAAATTATGCCGCGAAAGCGCACTTGCAGATCGCGTGGTCTTACGATAATCAAGGTAAAGAGCGACAGGCGATTGAGCACTATGTGCTATCTCTGTCTGGCGTGCTTTCTTCAGTAGAGCGTTTTGATGCGCTGTTCGGTTTGGCGAGTACTTATCGAAGCCTTGGTCTTTATGCAGAGGCTTTAGGCTATTTCGAACAGACTATGGCTGAGTATCCTGACTCGATAGAGGTGAAACCTTTCTACGCAATGTGTTTGTACAATTTGGGTCGCCATAAAGAGGCGACGTCGCTGTTACTTGAGCTTTTGGTATCTACGACTAATAGCGATGCGATTAAAGAGTACCAACGCGCGATCTCTTTATATGCTCAAGACTTAGATAAAACCTGGTAA